DNA from Christensenella timonensis:
CCGCCTTCTTCGACGATGCCGTCCACATCTTCCGTCTTGATACGCTCAACGCGTCCCTCGATCATACCGGCATATCCTTTTTTGATGCCCATGACCGAGAATCCCGCAGCATCCGCCGCCATGACCACGCTGCGGATCCCAGCGTTCATGCCCGGCGTATCTCCCCCGCTTGTCAAAATACCAATTCTCTTTTTCATCACACTACCACCATATATAAAAAATTATCTTTAAACTTCTTCGTCGCCTGAAAAAACCTCGCCGTGTTTGGTTAGGATTTGTGCACGGCCGGAAATCTTGATCGCAGAGATATTGTCAGTAAACTGGGCGAGAAGCACATCGCCCGAAGTGAGCTTTTCCGTATGCTGCAGCCTTGTATCTTTGCCGCGCGTCATACCGATCACGTTGACGCCATTTTCAAGCGCCTTTATGACCACATATTCTTCTGTGTTTTTATCGTTTGATTCCACGCCCTGTCTTCTCCTTCAGCATTCACGTTACCAAACCACAATACAGCTAATATTCTATCAAAAGCCGTCTTAAAATACAATAACATTTGTGAAATTGCCTAATTTCCCCCGCCGCTATTTTACCACGACGTTCTCTTTTCCGAGGTATTCTACCAGCTCGCTTAACAGTTCCGCACGGTAAGCGACACTGCGCCCCCCTGTCAGCTTGTATTTCTGCCCTGTCTTTTCCACATATACGACGACACTGCTGCCGCCGGGATAACGCGATGTGATGCGTATCAGCCCATCCACATCGCACGGCATATCCTGCGCGATTTTCACATACATCTGTTTCCCTGCAAAAAACGCATCGTCCGGTACGAACACGCCCACTTTTTCCGCCAGCAGCTCGATCCCGCTCTGCGCCGTCACTGTGATCTTCCCGCCGACCACCACGATACTGTCGTTGTGGATCAGCGCCTCCGCTTCTGAAAACACATTCGGGAAAGCAATCACATTGATCTGCGCGTACAAATCTTCCAGCACAAAATTCGCCATCATCTTTTTCTGCTTGGTAGGACGGATACGCGCAGAGGTAATGATGCCCAGAAGCTCCACCTGCTTCCCGTCGTATTCATACATGGTCATCTCGTCGCTTTCCGTCTGCATGAT
Protein-coding regions in this window:
- the mtrB gene encoding trp RNA-binding attenuation protein MtrB, giving the protein MESNDKNTEEYVVIKALENGVNVIGMTRGKDTRLQHTEKLTSGDVLLAQFTDNISAIKISGRAQILTKHGEVFSGDEEV